The following coding sequences lie in one Flavobacterium sediminis genomic window:
- the pnuC gene encoding nicotinamide riboside transporter PnuC, with amino-acid sequence MFETLFEPYRYYSTEAIILEVIAIFFGLLSVFLAKKNHIGVYPTGLVSTVLYVYLLWQWGLIGDMLINFYYSTMSIYGWFLWTQKHDKEYDYPISQMNRTDFHKSIVIFLLTCIFVIVIYNLFNKFTNWTAYVDTFTTGLFFVGMWLMAKRKVENWILWIIGDFISVPLYYCKGYTLTSIQYLVFTIIAIYAYKEWKNYLPQKI; translated from the coding sequence ATGTTTGAAACACTATTTGAACCTTATCGTTATTATTCTACAGAGGCTATCATCTTAGAAGTTATTGCTATCTTCTTTGGCTTACTTAGTGTTTTTTTAGCCAAGAAAAATCATATAGGCGTTTATCCCACCGGTCTGGTCAGTACCGTTCTATATGTTTACTTGCTCTGGCAATGGGGGTTGATCGGAGACATGCTTATCAACTTCTATTATTCCACTATGAGCATCTACGGTTGGTTTCTATGGACTCAAAAACACGATAAAGAATACGACTACCCTATTAGTCAAATGAACCGCACTGATTTTCACAAATCTATCGTTATATTTCTATTAACCTGTATTTTTGTTATTGTCATTTACAATTTATTTAATAAATTTACGAATTGGACGGCTTATGTTGACACATTCACAACCGGTCTTTTTTTCGTCGGAATGTGGCTCATGGCAAAACGCAAGGTAGAAAACTGGATCTTGTGGATCATTGGTGATTTTATTTCGGTTCCATTGTATTATTGCAAAGGATACACGCTAACAAGTATACAATATCTGGTTTTTACGATTATAGCAATTTATGCATATAAAGAATGGAAGAATTATTTACCCCAAAAGATATAG
- a CDS encoding geranylgeranylglyceryl/heptaprenylglyceryl phosphate synthase, whose protein sequence is MSIYQNIIQSAEENKKLLAILIDPEKIALEHVPHLISRIKKSPATHILVGGSTFDGQNLDDLISGLKKHCDLPVLLFPGGFQQISAQADGILFLSLLSGRNPDYLIEHQVRSVPYLEQTRLEVIPTGYLLIESGKETAVARVSQTLPLSRENIEYVSQTAKAGEYLGKKLIYLEAGSGAKHAVPIEMIRRVKDALNIPLIVGGGIRSKNAIEEAFNAGADMVVIGTAFENDNTFFDV, encoded by the coding sequence ATGAGTATTTACCAAAACATCATACAATCTGCTGAAGAGAATAAGAAACTTTTAGCCATTTTGATCGATCCTGAAAAAATTGCTTTAGAGCATGTTCCTCACCTGATTTCACGAATAAAAAAATCGCCTGCAACGCATATCCTTGTGGGAGGCAGCACTTTTGACGGACAAAATCTGGACGATTTAATCAGCGGATTAAAAAAACATTGTGATTTACCCGTTTTGCTGTTTCCGGGCGGATTTCAGCAAATCTCAGCACAAGCAGACGGCATTCTCTTTTTAAGTTTACTTTCGGGAAGAAATCCCGATTATTTAATTGAACATCAGGTAAGATCTGTTCCTTATTTAGAGCAAACCCGATTGGAAGTTATTCCAACCGGTTATTTACTGATCGAAAGCGGTAAAGAAACTGCCGTTGCAAGGGTCAGTCAAACACTACCACTAAGCAGAGAGAATATAGAGTATGTTTCCCAAACTGCAAAAGCGGGAGAATATTTAGGTAAAAAACTAATCTATCTGGAAGCCGGAAGCGGTGCCAAACACGCCGTTCCTATAGAAATGATACGAAGAGTCAAAGACGCCCTTAATATTCCGTTAATTGTGGGAGGTGGCATTCGTTCCAAAAATGCTATTGAAGAAGCTTTTAACGCTGGAGCCGACATGGTCGTTATCGGAACCGCTTTTGAAAATGATAATACTTTTTTTGATGTTTGA
- a CDS encoding 4'-phosphopantetheinyl transferase family protein — MSFYKSIVINETTTAYFWEITEDFNVLFRQVTLKDISLARLEKMKSESHQKGFLAVRMLLQHIGYSDFDLYYDEFGKPHLKNTKEELHISISHSFDFSSICISKSKPIGIDIEIVKPKILKIAPRFMDISHLKDLSEPDKIRKATIIWE, encoded by the coding sequence ATGTCCTTTTACAAATCCATAGTTATAAACGAAACCACTACTGCTTATTTTTGGGAAATAACAGAAGATTTTAATGTTCTTTTCAGACAGGTTACATTGAAAGACATCTCATTGGCCCGGTTAGAAAAAATGAAATCTGAAAGCCATCAAAAAGGTTTTTTAGCTGTCAGAATGTTGTTGCAACACATCGGTTATTCTGATTTTGACCTGTATTACGACGAATTCGGAAAACCACATTTGAAAAATACAAAAGAAGAGCTTCATATTTCCATTTCTCATTCGTTTGATTTCTCCAGTATCTGTATTAGTAAAAGCAAACCTATCGGAATAGACATCGAAATTGTAAAACCTAAAATTTTAAAGATTGCGCCCCGTTTTATGGACATCAGCCATCTGAAAGATCTGTCGGAACCTGATAAAATCCGTAAAGCAACGATCATCTGGGAATAA
- the ahcY gene encoding adenosylhomocysteinase translates to MSTKTIPYVPYKVKDISLAAWGRKEIELAEAEMPGLMALRAEYGESQPLKGARIAGCLHMTIQTAVLIETLVALGADVTWSSCNIFSTQDHAAAAIAAAGIPVYAWKGMNEEEFDWCIEQTLFFGEERQPLNMILDDGGDLTNMVFDKYPELIKGIKGLSEETTTGVHRLYERMENGTLHIPAINVNDSVTKSKFDNKYGCRESAVDAIRRATDVMLAGKRVVVCGYGDVGKGTAASFRGAGSIVTVTEIDPICALQAAMDGYEVKRLETVVGNADVVITTTGNKDIVVGRHFEAMKDKTIVCNIGHFDNEIDMAWLNKNHGSTKNEIKPQVDKYTINGKDIIILAEGRLVNLGCATGHPSFVMSNSFTNQTLAQIELWTNSAAYENKVYMLPKHLDEKVARLHLEKIGVELETLSEEQAKYIGVTVEGPFKPEYYRY, encoded by the coding sequence ATGAGTACAAAAACCATCCCTTATGTTCCTTACAAAGTTAAAGATATTTCTTTAGCTGCTTGGGGAAGAAAAGAAATTGAGTTAGCAGAAGCTGAAATGCCAGGATTAATGGCTTTACGTGCAGAATATGGAGAAAGTCAGCCATTAAAAGGAGCTCGTATTGCCGGTTGTTTGCACATGACCATTCAAACGGCAGTATTAATTGAAACCTTAGTTGCTTTAGGTGCTGATGTAACCTGGAGTTCATGTAATATTTTTTCAACACAAGACCATGCTGCTGCTGCAATTGCTGCTGCCGGAATTCCGGTTTATGCCTGGAAAGGTATGAATGAAGAAGAATTTGACTGGTGTATTGAACAAACGTTATTCTTCGGTGAAGAAAGACAACCGTTAAACATGATCTTAGACGATGGTGGTGACTTGACCAATATGGTTTTTGATAAATATCCTGAATTAATTAAAGGGATTAAAGGTTTATCAGAGGAAACTACAACGGGAGTTCACCGTTTGTATGAAAGAATGGAGAACGGAACATTACACATTCCGGCGATCAACGTAAACGATTCCGTTACCAAATCTAAATTTGATAACAAATATGGATGTAGAGAATCTGCGGTTGATGCTATTCGTCGTGCGACCGACGTTATGTTAGCAGGAAAAAGAGTAGTGGTTTGCGGATACGGTGATGTAGGAAAAGGTACTGCGGCTTCTTTCCGTGGAGCGGGTTCTATTGTGACGGTTACTGAAATTGATCCGATTTGTGCATTACAAGCGGCAATGGACGGTTACGAAGTAAAACGTTTAGAAACAGTTGTAGGAAATGCAGATGTTGTTATTACAACAACAGGGAATAAGGACATCGTAGTAGGTCGTCATTTCGAGGCAATGAAAGATAAAACCATCGTTTGTAATATAGGGCACTTTGATAATGAAATTGACATGGCTTGGTTAAACAAAAATCATGGTTCAACTAAGAATGAAATTAAACCTCAAGTTGATAAATATACTATTAACGGGAAAGATATCATTATCTTGGCTGAAGGACGTCTGGTAAATCTAGGTTGTGCTACAGGTCACCCAAGTTTTGTAATGAGTAATTCGTTTACTAATCAGACTTTAGCTCAAATTGAGTTATGGACAAACAGTGCCGCTTACGAAAACAAAGTATATATGTTGCCGAAGCATTTAGATGAAAAAGTAGCTAGACTACATTTAGAAAAAATTGGTGTAGAACTTGAAACTTTATCTGAAGAACAAGCTAAATATATCGGAGTAACGGTTGAAGGACCATTCAAACCGGAATATTACAGATATTAA
- a CDS encoding DUF4407 domain-containing protein: protein MLKKFFLLCSGADKDIMATCSNGEQNKFVGIGATVFFTAVMAFLSASYALYTVFDNYYSAVAFGLVWSLLIFNLDRFIVSTLRKRNHWQSELLQATPRLVLAIIIAIVISKPLELKIFEKEINTVLVKEQNQLALQNKEQVASYFQKDLVQNQQQIDSLKSEIGKKEKEVNELYSVYITEAEGTSGTKKMGKGLVYKEKREKHDRALQELDTLKNRNAIKIKALESQVEELKKNQEAKIKSVQPVLKEYNGIMARIDALGELSFWPSFFIMLLFLAVETAPVLVKMMTARGEYDFKLEDQENAVKQILVQFKEQQEVIQQVENEIQDKLKSELVNDTDLYDEKRKHWVGVLKDQAKAYTQKQQKVIKNL, encoded by the coding sequence ATGCTTAAAAAATTCTTTCTTCTTTGTTCGGGAGCGGACAAAGATATTATGGCCACTTGTAGTAATGGCGAACAAAATAAATTTGTTGGTATAGGTGCTACTGTTTTCTTTACAGCAGTTATGGCTTTTCTTTCGGCGAGTTATGCGCTTTATACTGTTTTTGATAATTATTATAGTGCTGTTGCCTTCGGATTGGTTTGGAGTTTGCTAATCTTTAATCTGGATCGGTTTATTGTGTCAACGCTTCGTAAGCGGAACCATTGGCAAAGTGAATTGTTGCAGGCAACACCACGATTGGTTTTGGCGATTATTATTGCTATTGTAATTTCAAAGCCATTGGAACTTAAAATTTTCGAAAAAGAGATCAATACGGTTTTAGTAAAAGAACAAAATCAGTTGGCTCTGCAAAATAAAGAGCAAGTCGCTTCTTATTTTCAAAAGGATTTAGTACAAAATCAGCAACAGATAGATAGTCTGAAGTCTGAGATTGGTAAAAAGGAAAAAGAGGTAAATGAGTTGTATTCGGTTTATATTACAGAAGCAGAGGGAACTTCCGGAACTAAAAAGATGGGTAAGGGTCTGGTCTATAAAGAAAAGCGCGAAAAACACGATAGAGCCTTGCAAGAGTTAGATACGCTAAAGAATCGCAATGCAATAAAAATTAAAGCGTTAGAGAGCCAGGTAGAAGAATTGAAAAAAAACCAAGAAGCAAAAATTAAATCGGTTCAACCGGTACTTAAAGAGTACAATGGGATCATGGCCAGAATAGATGCTTTAGGGGAATTGTCTTTTTGGCCTTCGTTTTTTATTATGCTATTGTTTTTAGCGGTAGAAACAGCTCCGGTTCTGGTTAAAATGATGACAGCTAGAGGGGAATATGACTTTAAACTGGAAGATCAAGAGAATGCTGTGAAGCAAATTCTGGTACAATTTAAAGAGCAGCAGGAAGTTATTCAGCAAGTGGAAAATGAAATTCAGGATAAATTGAAAAGTGAATTGGTCAATGATACTGATTTATATGATGAAAAGCGAAAACATTGGGTTGGTGTTTTAAAAGATCAAGCCAAAGCATATACTCAAAAACAACAAAAAGTGATTAAGAATTTATAG
- the aat gene encoding leucyl/phenylalanyl-tRNA--protein transferase, with protein MYFLTSALYFPPVEEASIEGIVAIGGDLSPERLLLAYKSGIFPWFDEDEPILWWSPPERMVLFFEDLKISKSMRNVLNQNKFKVTFNTAFREVITNCKKIVRKDQPGTWITDEMVEAYCKLNELGLAKSVEVWQEGELVGGLYGVDLGHVFCGESMFSKASNASKVAFIHLAKQLERANYRILDCQVYNEHLASLGCVEIERDDFMMILKK; from the coding sequence TTGTATTTCTTAACGTCAGCATTGTATTTTCCGCCGGTAGAAGAAGCGTCTATAGAAGGCATTGTGGCTATTGGTGGTGATTTATCTCCGGAGCGGCTTTTATTGGCTTATAAGAGCGGAATTTTTCCTTGGTTTGATGAAGACGAACCTATTTTGTGGTGGTCTCCTCCGGAACGTATGGTTTTGTTTTTTGAAGATCTTAAAATTTCCAAAAGTATGCGAAACGTGCTAAATCAAAATAAATTTAAAGTGACGTTCAATACGGCTTTTAGGGAAGTTATTACAAATTGTAAAAAGATAGTGCGTAAAGATCAGCCGGGAACTTGGATCACGGATGAGATGGTGGAAGCGTATTGTAAGCTTAATGAATTAGGTTTAGCAAAAAGTGTTGAGGTTTGGCAAGAAGGTGAGTTGGTCGGAGGTTTGTATGGTGTAGATTTAGGACATGTTTTTTGTGGTGAAAGTATGTTTTCAAAAGCATCTAATGCTAGCAAAGTGGCATTTATTCATTTGGCAAAGCAATTAGAACGTGCTAACTACAGAATTTTAGACTGCCAAGTATATAATGAACATTTAGCTTCTTTGGGTTGTGTAGAAATCGAGCGCGATGATTTTATGATGATATTGAAAAAATGA
- a CDS encoding M23 family metallopeptidase has protein sequence MKIVCQVSVFLLLTLFSCKTKKSVFEVQKINSKKNYFVQSRKSSDSIFLTIYNKAETPFYLYSKDKMMDSLLVNRNSNVVNDRDSLKLELSLIEFRDISISTINAKQKFEIEPKINLPFPKGKEYRVLQGYNGDFSHNTLKSKYALDFEMNVGDTICAVAEGVVVEMVEGYQFGGKQEKWKGFDNFIWIYHPKMNLISSYAHLRKDGSLVNIGEKVLANQPIAISGNTGFSTEPHLHFHMLKLSENYNYESIRYDFVEGYVGDGIKKGDLLKK, from the coding sequence ATGAAAATAGTTTGTCAAGTATCGGTATTTCTTTTGTTGACTCTTTTTTCTTGTAAGACTAAGAAAAGTGTTTTTGAGGTACAGAAAATTAATTCAAAAAAAAATTATTTTGTACAATCAAGAAAGAGTAGTGATTCTATTTTTTTGACCATTTACAATAAGGCTGAAACTCCTTTTTACCTTTATTCTAAAGACAAAATGATGGATTCCTTGTTAGTGAATAGGAATTCAAATGTTGTTAATGATAGAGATTCTCTAAAGTTAGAACTTAGTTTAATTGAATTTCGAGATATTTCCATTTCAACAATAAACGCCAAACAAAAATTTGAAATAGAGCCTAAAATTAATTTGCCTTTTCCGAAAGGGAAAGAATACAGGGTTTTACAAGGATATAATGGTGACTTCAGTCATAATACATTAAAAAGTAAATATGCCTTAGATTTTGAAATGAATGTCGGAGATACTATTTGTGCTGTAGCAGAAGGAGTCGTGGTTGAAATGGTTGAAGGGTATCAATTTGGAGGCAAACAAGAAAAGTGGAAAGGGTTTGATAATTTTATTTGGATTTATCATCCTAAAATGAATTTAATATCTTCTTATGCTCATTTAAGAAAAGATGGAAGTTTAGTAAATATTGGAGAGAAAGTTTTGGCGAATCAACCTATAGCTATTTCCGGAAATACAGGTTTTTCGACCGAACCGCATTTGCATTTTCATATGTTAAAATTAAGCGAAAATTACAACTATGAATCTATTCGATATGATTTCGTTGAAGGATATGTAGGTGATGGAATTAAAAAAGGTGACTTGCTTAAAAAGTGA
- a CDS encoding DNA-3-methyladenine glycosylase I, with product MTSKNRCAWCEKDDLYRNYHDNEWGKPVYDDPTIFEFLILETFQAGLSWYTVLAKRENFRTAFESFDVQKVADFSEEKIISLCENPGIIRNKLKIRAAVTNAQAFIKVQEEFGSFSKYIWGFVDGNPIDNQPQSLSEVPATTEISDKLSKDLKKRGFKFVGSTVVYAHMQATGMVNDHITDCWTRS from the coding sequence ATGACTTCAAAAAACAGATGCGCTTGGTGCGAAAAAGATGATTTATACCGCAATTACCACGACAATGAATGGGGAAAACCTGTTTACGATGACCCTACTATTTTTGAATTCCTGATTTTAGAAACCTTTCAGGCCGGATTAAGTTGGTATACCGTTTTAGCTAAAAGAGAAAATTTCAGAACAGCTTTTGAATCCTTTGACGTTCAAAAAGTAGCCGATTTCAGTGAAGAAAAAATAATTTCACTCTGTGAAAACCCTGGAATCATTCGCAATAAACTGAAAATAAGAGCAGCTGTAACTAATGCACAAGCTTTTATAAAAGTCCAGGAAGAATTCGGAAGCTTTTCTAAATACATATGGGGCTTTGTTGACGGCAACCCTATTGATAATCAACCGCAATCTTTGTCTGAAGTTCCGGCAACAACTGAAATTTCAGATAAATTAAGTAAAGATCTTAAAAAAAGAGGATTCAAGTTTGTTGGCTCTACAGTAGTTTATGCACACATGCAAGCCACAGGTATGGTTAACGATCATATTACTGATTGCTGGACGAGAAGTTAA
- a CDS encoding VF530 family protein — translation MQENNPLHGKTLKVILETLVGFYGFDTLGELIQIRCFNVDPSINSSLKFLRKTDWARKKVEDLYIRTLPKLND, via the coding sequence ATGCAAGAAAACAATCCTCTTCACGGAAAAACGCTAAAAGTCATTCTTGAAACTTTGGTCGGCTTTTATGGATTTGACACCTTAGGCGAGTTGATTCAGATACGTTGTTTCAATGTAGACCCGTCAATAAACTCAAGTCTGAAATTTCTCAGAAAAACGGATTGGGCCAGAAAAAAAGTAGAAGATTTGTACATTAGAACCTTACCTAAACTTAATGACTAA
- the tsf gene encoding translation elongation factor Ts, whose amino-acid sequence MANITAADVNKLRQTTGAGMMDCKKALVEAEGDFDKAIEILRKKGQKVAANRSDRESTEGAAIAVVNADKTAGVVITLNCETDFVGKNEGFVKLATDLATQALNYATKEELLASDFGGITVAEKLIEQTGVIGEKIEIGSFEKLEGAFIGSYIHAGNKIATLVALSANVEGAEEAARNVAMQAAAMNPIALNEEGVDADTIAKEIEIAKDQLRAEGKPEAMLDNIAKGKLNRFFKDNTLVNQDYIKDGSMSVAAYVKTVDGGLTVTGFRRVALG is encoded by the coding sequence ATGGCAAATATTACTGCTGCAGACGTAAATAAATTGAGACAGACTACCGGTGCCGGTATGATGGATTGTAAAAAAGCTTTAGTAGAAGCAGAAGGTGATTTTGATAAAGCAATTGAAATCCTTAGAAAAAAAGGTCAAAAAGTTGCTGCTAACCGTTCTGACAGAGAGTCTACTGAAGGTGCTGCTATCGCTGTTGTAAATGCAGATAAAACAGCTGGTGTTGTAATTACATTAAACTGTGAAACTGACTTCGTAGGTAAAAATGAAGGTTTCGTAAAATTAGCTACTGATTTAGCTACTCAGGCTTTAAATTATGCTACTAAAGAAGAATTATTAGCTTCTGATTTCGGTGGTATTACTGTAGCTGAAAAATTAATTGAGCAAACCGGTGTTATCGGTGAGAAAATCGAAATCGGTTCTTTCGAGAAATTAGAAGGAGCTTTCATAGGTTCTTACATCCACGCAGGAAACAAAATCGCTACTTTAGTTGCTTTATCAGCAAATGTTGAAGGAGCTGAAGAAGCTGCAAGAAACGTTGCTATGCAAGCTGCTGCTATGAACCCTATCGCGTTAAACGAAGAAGGTGTTGATGCAGATACAATTGCTAAAGAAATTGAGATCGCTAAAGATCAATTACGTGCAGAAGGTAAACCGGAAGCTATGTTAGACAACATTGCTAAAGGGAAATTAAACCGTTTCTTCAAAGACAACACTTTAGTTAACCAAGATTACATTAAAGATGGTTCTATGAGTGTTGCTGCTTACGTAAAAACTGTTGACGGTGGTTTAACTGTTACAGGTTTCAGAAGAGTTGCTTTAGGATAA
- the rpsB gene encoding 30S ribosomal protein S2: protein MANKIDVKELLEAGVHFGHMTRKWDPNMAPYIYMERNGIHIINLYKTAAKIEEANEALKKIAASGRKVLFVATKKQAKDIVAEKAGACNMPYITERWPGGMLTNFVTIRKAVKKMASIDRMKKDGTFNTLSKKERLQVDRLRAKLEKNLGSISDMTRLPAALFVVDVKAEHIAVKEALKLNIPVFAMVDTNSDPRPIDFVIPANDDASKSIDKILSLVSGAIVEGLADRKAEKEEATKEADTKQEATTNKE, encoded by the coding sequence ATGGCAAACAAAATAGACGTTAAAGAGTTATTAGAAGCTGGTGTTCACTTTGGACACATGACTCGCAAATGGGATCCTAACATGGCTCCTTACATCTATATGGAGCGCAATGGCATCCATATCATTAACTTATACAAAACTGCAGCTAAAATTGAAGAAGCTAATGAAGCTTTGAAAAAAATCGCTGCTTCAGGTAGAAAAGTACTTTTCGTTGCTACCAAAAAACAAGCAAAAGACATCGTTGCTGAAAAAGCAGGTGCATGTAACATGCCATACATCACAGAAAGATGGCCAGGTGGTATGTTAACAAACTTCGTTACGATTCGTAAAGCCGTTAAGAAAATGGCTTCGATTGACAGAATGAAGAAAGACGGAACATTTAACACCCTTTCTAAAAAAGAGCGTTTACAAGTTGACCGTTTACGTGCAAAATTAGAGAAAAACTTAGGTTCTATTTCAGACATGACTAGATTACCTGCGGCTCTATTTGTAGTTGATGTGAAAGCAGAACATATCGCAGTAAAAGAAGCATTAAAATTAAACATTCCAGTTTTTGCAATGGTGGATACTAACTCTGATCCTCGTCCGATCGATTTCGTAATCCCTGCAAATGATGACGCTTCTAAATCAATTGATAAAATTCTTTCATTAGTTTCAGGTGCTATCGTCGAAGGTTTAGCTGACAGAAAAGCTGAAAAAGAAGAGGCAACAAAAGAAGCTGATACAAAACAAGAAGCTACAACAAACAAAGAATAA
- the rpsI gene encoding 30S ribosomal protein S9, which yields MGVIHKIGRRKTAVARVYVTEGTGNITVNKREFANYFPTPTLQYKVMQPLAMTENAGNFDVKINVYGGGTTGQAEAVRMAIARAMCEVEAENRAILKPEGLLTRDPRMVERKKFGQKKARKRFQFSKR from the coding sequence ATGGGAGTTATTCACAAAATCGGTAGAAGAAAAACCGCTGTTGCTCGTGTTTATGTTACTGAAGGTACTGGTAACATCACAGTAAACAAAAGAGAATTCGCTAACTACTTCCCTACACCAACATTACAGTACAAAGTAATGCAACCTTTAGCTATGACTGAGAATGCAGGAAACTTTGACGTTAAAATAAATGTTTATGGTGGTGGAACAACTGGTCAGGCAGAAGCTGTACGTATGGCTATTGCCAGAGCAATGTGTGAAGTAGAAGCTGAAAACAGAGCTATTTTAAAACCAGAAGGATTATTAACAAGAGATCCTCGTATGGTTGAACGTAAGAAATTTGGTCAGAAAAAAGCACGTAAGAGATTCCAATTCTCTAAACGTTAA
- the rplM gene encoding 50S ribosomal protein L13: protein MNTLSYKTVSANKATADKQWIVVDAEGHNLGRFASKVAMLLRGKYKPSYTPHVDCGDNVIVINAEKINLTGNKLTDKIYMRHTGYPGGQRTLTAREQQAKNPAVLVEKAVKGMLPKNKLGAQLFRNLNVYVGSEHKHEAQQPKTVNLNDLK, encoded by the coding sequence GTGAACACATTAAGCTACAAGACAGTATCAGCTAACAAAGCTACTGCAGACAAGCAGTGGATTGTTGTAGACGCTGAAGGTCATAACTTAGGTCGTTTTGCTTCAAAAGTAGCTATGCTATTAAGAGGTAAATACAAACCAAGTTATACGCCGCACGTTGACTGTGGAGATAATGTTATCGTTATCAACGCAGAAAAAATCAACCTTACCGGTAACAAACTGACTGACAAAATTTACATGCGTCATACAGGTTACCCGGGTGGTCAAAGAACTTTAACTGCTAGAGAACAACAGGCTAAAAACCCTGCTGTATTAGTAGAAAAAGCTGTAAAAGGAATGCTACCTAAAAACAAATTAGGGGCACAGTTATTCCGTAATTTAAATGTATATGTAGGTTCTGAGCACAAACATGAAGCTCAACAACCTAAAACTGTAAACTTAAACGATCTTAAGTAA
- a CDS encoding LacI family DNA-binding transcriptional regulator: protein MKPKATLKQIAKELGVSVSTVSKALNDSPEISEATKEKIKEYAAFKNYKPNSIAKNLKNQRTNTLGVILPNILNPFFAKVFSGIEKKAIELGYNVITGISNESCQKEKQVIEMLNNGTIDGFILSVAEETQALKDYDHLNNVIKWGTPIVMFDRVVDEVVCDKVVVDDFDSAFDAAQHLIKTGCKKIAVITTISNLSVGQLRLDGFQKAMVEAQMEDQMVVLSESDIDTFNEKLKELIDAKTIDGIFALDEHAATMAMKLAIKAGYKIPEELSIIGFADGVWSKRLTPSMSTVSQHAPEIGEKTAELLIERINNDDEYYRYNTYTIKTELRQRESTRKLG, encoded by the coding sequence ATGAAACCAAAAGCCACTTTAAAACAAATAGCAAAAGAATTAGGGGTGTCTGTTTCAACTGTTTCTAAAGCTTTAAACGATAGTCCGGAAATTAGTGAAGCAACAAAAGAAAAGATAAAGGAGTATGCTGCTTTTAAGAATTATAAGCCGAATAGTATTGCTAAGAATTTAAAAAATCAGCGAACGAATACTTTAGGGGTTATTTTGCCGAATATCTTAAATCCGTTCTTTGCTAAAGTTTTTTCGGGTATCGAGAAAAAGGCAATTGAGCTTGGTTATAATGTGATTACAGGGATTTCGAATGAATCTTGTCAAAAGGAAAAACAGGTGATCGAAATGCTGAACAACGGTACGATTGATGGCTTCATACTTTCGGTTGCCGAAGAGACGCAGGCATTAAAAGATTATGACCATCTAAATAATGTGATCAAATGGGGAACGCCTATTGTAATGTTTGACCGTGTTGTGGATGAAGTGGTTTGTGATAAAGTTGTTGTGGATGATTTTGATTCGGCTTTTGATGCAGCACAACATTTGATTAAAACCGGATGTAAAAAAATTGCAGTAATAACCACAATATCTAATTTAAGTGTCGGGCAACTTCGTCTGGATGGTTTTCAAAAAGCAATGGTTGAGGCTCAGATGGAAGACCAAATGGTGGTATTGTCGGAAAGTGATATTGATACGTTTAACGAGAAGCTTAAAGAATTAATAGATGCAAAGACCATAGACGGGATTTTTGCTTTAGACGAACATGCTGCTACTATGGCAATGAAGTTGGCCATAAAAGCGGGTTATAAAATTCCGGAAGAATTATCTATAATAGGCTTTGCCGATGGTGTTTGGTCAAAGAGATTGACGCCGAGTATGTCTACTGTGAGTCAGCATGCACCTGAAATAGGTGAGAAAACGGCAGAATTGTTAATAGAACGTATTAATAACGATGACGAATATTACCGATACAATACGTATACGATTAAAACGGAATTAAGGCAACGGGAATCGACCCGTAAATTAGGATAA